One Vitis vinifera cultivar Pinot Noir 40024 chromosome 15, ASM3070453v1 genomic window, taatcttacATAAACGAggaatataaaaatgatttttttttgtttaattcgatataaaaatattaaaaacactttttaaaaccACTATAAAATGTATTCTAAAagtgatagtgattttagaaatgttaaaaatattttctaaaatcattattaaacaactctaaataaggatattttttgataaaagaataataattctaaaaacataTTCATGCCCAATGTTACATATATAGCATCACTTCTTGGATTACTCATTTGTTACATgcaaaatttaagaataaaataaaataaaaataaaagatgagaaATGCAAAATTGGAATGAATGGAAGAGGCGATAAAATCCATTCATTGGACCTCacatttgattatttatttatgcttcaGTCAATCCCATTCCCACatcaagaaacaaaataaaatctattgAAGGAAATCCACTACTTCTTCGCTAattgcaaaataaaatttattgaaggAATTCCACTACTTCCCTAATTGCTTCACGTACTCACGGAATGGAATTGAACAATCTGAAATCAAGAACACCATCGTCATcaaatataatacaaatatattgtaagatataatacaaatatattgTAAGATGTAAAAGGGCTcagagaaagtttttttttaaaatgataaaatcgtttttttgaaaaaaatatcctATTTTGAAGAGaggattttaatatttaaagggttttatttttgtaaatatatttaaaaagctatttttaaaaataatattatttaaataaaaaatttcacaaaaaataaagtatgataaaatttcacaaaagttatatattaaaaaaacaaacattcaAATAAATACACTTTCAAACAATGCAAAGTAAAATGAGAATAGCATATATATaagagtttttgaaaatattttaaaaaaatactttttaagtctaaaaacagtttttgaaaaagaaattagaagtTAGACAAAATTTAGGATTcccttctaaaaaaattaaaaaatcaattataatatttcataaaaaatatttaaagtgaatcttttaaaagtatttttcaaaaagctgtttttattaaaactatatcaaaaaaataattatcaaactcATTCTAAATAACTTACATAGCATCCACAATGTAGTGTCCAACATCGAGGTTTAAGCCTCGACCTCGACCTCGACCATTATTCTCGTCCAGATAGAGCtaaaaggaattttaaaaataatacaagaaattatttgcttgaaatttaaaatattactaaaaataaagattatgtttggttctcgaaaaatatcaaaaaaataaaaaatattaagaaagaaaaacaattttcttgtgtttgattttattatataaaatgtaaaagaaaattaagtataattaaatttattaaaaaaattatatatttttaaattatttaatttatatatagaagaattaaatctataaaaaaatttaaataatatataaaaataatttattaaatttatttttgatttttgatttttaattttttactttttctcccaattttcatttcctaatattttcttttaaactttcgAGAACCAAACGCTGAAATATAACAAACAAGAAACATATATACCACTTGGAAGCCAGCTAACACACGACATGAACTGCAGAGCACTCTCAATAACAGTATTGATTTTCCATTGGAGAGATGGGCAGTATGAAAACTTCTAGGCCTTTGGATCTCCAAATTtgccctatatatatatataacaaattaaataaaattgtgagaAAAATGTTATCTCAATTCTCCccaaaagaaaatataacaTGGATTAAATTacgtttggtttttgaaaaaattgaaggaaaatagaagaaaaaaatagagaaaaataaaataaggttaaaaaaaaatctaaaatcaacaagttatttttatattctttttcaaactaatttcacttattttcttttaattttcttttatttcataaacataaaataattttaaaatgtatatttttttttcaaaaaaatctttttttatgtttggtgtTTTATGTAAGgtattaaaataaagatttttttttaaaaaaaaaacctcatttttttggttttaacaagtgtacaaaaataatttattaattttaactatattttaatttattttttatgaaaattaaacaaagcctaaattaaaaatgaaggaaaaaaaaaaaaaacaacttaccCTTCTTTAACATGATAAAAATTTGGGTAGGGTTTCCCATCGAGGCGATTcacctaaaaatataataaaataaatcataaatggcagaaaaaataaataccaagAAAGGAAAAGTATGTAGAGACATTACCTCCTCTATGAGGTGAGTCAAAGTAGAGGAGAAGGGGGTTCTACAATTCCTACATGCCAAAATTTTGATGCGTTTCCATTCAGATCCATGCGGTTTGTATGGTCTCTTTgcctttctttcttctaataTCCCCTGCAACATTCCCTGAAAAACACCCTCGCAGAGGTCAGGCTGGCTAAGGAACAAGACCATTTCTGAtatatggaaaaagaaagaaagaaggaacACAAAACCCAGGATTAAAATGAATGGTAGGGAGAATATAAGCttgaattttatattgaaagtattgaaattcaaaataaggataattatgaatttttttaaaattttgatttcttcttaTCCAAAAATATTACTTTGAATAAATCTCCATTAAAATATTGATGAAATTTTACTTCAAATCtcctttatttctttattttgattttgaaaccatagttttaggaatttgaatgtatttttattcaaaataaggatgattatgaaatttcaatttgttAACTTCTCccaataattttgaatatttggGATGGAATAActgacaaaagaaaaataaaaaatctattataTGTTTGGATTGGGATGTGAAGGAAAATTTTTCGTTtttgagaagaaaaaggaaacataaAATATGGTTGTTGATGGtttgggtttttgaaaattttcacaagAATAGagtatttttaaagaatatatttttaaatgattttaaaatataattgtataaatatggggaatgctttaaaataaaatacttataaatatttgaaaacataaaaatggttgaaaatattctaaaattctgtttattaattggttttaaaaataatttttgaaaataatttttaaaaaccgttcTTTGATGTTGTTTataacaaaagtctatttgtgAACATTTTAAATATGgtctaagtttttaaataaatttgatccGTTCGaccatattttttaatacttgtttttaaaaactattttttattttttaacttaaaaactattttttaaaaacaagtttcagaaAATATGATCACATGAATTCacgttttccttttgtttttaaaaacttgttaaaacaacttctacttattttttaaaaattattctctatttcactttatttttaaaattgtttctaaataataatagtcaaataatattaaaaatttttaaaaacaattttttattaataaaaataaaaaaccatttttaaatcacatagCCAAACatgctttattttaaaaaatattaagagcttttcccaataattttttctaagaATCTTCTCCAAATATACTTTTATTCTAGAAAACATTACAAACCTGATTGTGAATTatacttaaaaatagttttttgttttttttttaaaataaaaaaatgtttttagatttatttaacaaaaataattttttaaaattcatttaaaaagcAAGGTGTTGtctaagaatatattttaattattttaagttttcttcaatcattttttatttattgtttttaaaaataattgtagaatgatttaaagtaaatagaaggaaaaaagagcCACAAGGGCCACTTGAATATTGGTTGATAGGACCTTTAAAAAGGCTGCACACTTaagaatattttcattttaggaGTCCACAAAAGGGATATCCATGACTtcacaccctttttttttttttgttttaaaattgttgcattttttttcttcaaaatcccTAAATAGTACCAATCTAAGTCCCAAATAGtcatgttttttgaaactcgttttttaaaaaacatgggTAAATAggtttatattttccttttatttttaaaaattgatgaaaataatttctaattctttaaaaattgttttatattttattttattttatttttaagaacaacaaccaaacaatattaaaaattttaaaaaatagttttctattttttaaaaataaaaaactatttttaaatcatacaacCAAACAAATTCCTATTTTTCCATCATCAAAACAGGGAATAATGGGATTGTTTGAGTAATTCATACAATTGTTAGAGAGGGAAATGCACATATTAACAATTAGCTTAATTCTACCACAGGAtaaattgattataaaaatatttatccaCTTATAATGGAGTTACATTTATAGaaatataaattgaatatatattcctttttttttttttatctttaatattaaCATTTATAGAAATATAATCATGATATTGATTCAATATAAATGTACATTTAgcatttcaaatttcatttaataaaacaaatacaaaattcAACTATTAAGAACAtctaaaaaaatgacaaaaaatcttttttttttaaaataaactttattcACATATACTTTATCATTctattatcctaaaaaaaaaatcactacaTTTTTAATGcacataatttttatgtttatcaaTTTGTGAACACcctttattatttgtttatgtcACAACATAAACATAATTAATCAAACCAGTCCAACCTCTTccaaaaattactattatttaaaaaaaaaaaattagacaatCTAAGTAGATGGATGGGTGGTTTAGTTTTAGGAATTTGATTATTGAGTACAGAAACAGAAGTGATTAAAGAGGAAGATagcaaaattataaaaacatcatGTACacaaacattattattattcatatcataAAATGATATATGGAGAATTCTACGGTATCGAAATGAACacacaaaataattataatccGCTGTATCCACAAAGTCCACCAGCCCCACCAACAAAAATTCCATAACCCCACTCTTTAGAGAACCCCTGACCCCCCACATTGTAGCAGATGGGACGGTTCTCAAATTTTGAAAGCATGCGATCATTAACATCAGTGAAATTCCCTCCCAATTTTTCTACAACCTTCATCCCTCTAATATAGCATGCTGACCCGTAGCCTCCTTGCGGCGATTTTGTGAACTTATGGCCGCTTCCCATTGGCGGAAAAGGATCTTCTCCAACAGCCGTTCCTCCCCATACTGCTGTGGTTGCATGGCTCGTGAAATTTCTCAACAAACCCTTAGGCCAGTACCCTATCGGCTCATCGTTTCTTCCATAAAGTAGCCACCAATGGCCCTTTTTAGAATCCTATCATCACACAAGTACAAGAATTAGAATAACCTTTCTGtggtgggtgtataggtttATATACTTTGAGTCGTTTTTCTGACgttttttataaatgaatttatcTTTACTtgttagaaaaaaagaattagaatAACAAATCGTTGGATCGACAAACCTAATCAATCTTGTTACATTACCTGAGAAATGTCGGGTATGGAACTTCCTGTTGAGTTCATGGGATCAAGTTGTTTGCCATTCAACTTATACATTGAATGACAAGTTTACTTCTCTTATATTTTGGCCCACTTATGATTTATGTTTCATTTTAAGGACAAAAATTATGTGTGGGAGCAATCAAGAAAAGTAACAAAGCCTTCACTATCTAACCTTTCATCTACGTTTCTATTGGTTTGTTCCATACACTtgagtatttgttttttgtatgatgcaaaaacaaaataaatttaacataGTTACCctaataaaatctttttcaaatttaaccTATCTCTTTTTTCGACTCTAATTTATGTAACTTTagttactaattttaatttaaaagaatcGATCTCCTTCCAAGCTGTCTCACATCTAAGTTGACAGAGATAAATTGAACAAATATAATAGTTTCATATTAGGATGTACTATTAAACCCAAATTAGGGTTATCTGCTAAGAATTATGGTAGAGAAGTTTATGAATGTTTTCATCACACTTACGaatgaacaaaatattaaagaattgTAGAcatatgaaatcaaaattattgatACTAGGTTTTTATtacataaaagaaaatctttTGTCGTAGTAGAAGTAGAAGTGATGCAAATTATTTCTTAACTTTTGCTTGATTGTGATTGGGTTAACATAAATGATGCTTAAggatgaaataattaaataggcTTAATTGTCTTGAATTACTAAAATGTTATGTAATCTCTATGAAAATTTGAGAAGATTATTTTTACAAACCTTATAAATGGTAAGCTTGATATCATATTGCTTTCCATGATACTTGGAGACGTTGCGAATCTTCATACCTAGAGCAATCTTCCGGCTCGTTTGTACAAAACCAGGGCACCGGATGTTATAACATAACCTTTGCTCAAATGCAgtctaatataaaaagaaaaacatggtCAGAattatatgcttttaaaaaatatgaaatataatatattttagataaaaataatcttaaaaaaatataaaaatgagggCTATAcgtataattttcattttttaaaatatgggtattatttaatcatttccatcaaatgagattttttttttttttcaaattgggaattatttatgatttaggcacaaatatttctataaaaaatgcAAAGCGTTTTGAAACTTACACTCCAAAATGTATGAAGTCTGGTGCTGTTGTCCTTGTATATACCCGGAAATATCTGAGAATTTTCAACCAGTTTTGAGAAGATatataaatgttaaaacttaGAAGAAttgagaataatgataatacTTACTGCCCATCCTGCTGCTAAAGTAGTACAACAGTAATCTTCGGGGCCAAAGAAGAGCTTGATGATCACATTGCTTTGTGGATCAGGTCCAATCATTGCAGGATTATATACATTCAGATATGCCTGTGCTCCATAGTATTTTGAGCTTGGTTTCAGTGTGGTCTGCTCCTCAGCCCTCTGTTCATCACTCACAAACTTATtgcttaggttatgtttggtatcaagaaaatgatttttcttaatatttttcgaGAACCAATTAAATATAGTTTTAATGTTGATGCATGACATAAAAATGGTTAATGAAGAAGAGAATTACAAAATAACCGAATCCAATTTTGGCATCTGGTTGTTCAGAATATGATTTGAAGAAAGCTTCTTTGGCTCCCTTGAGATCTTCCTTTGGTGTTCTTTGAATCGGAACTGTTCCAAGTGGGCACCCTTCTCCCAGTCCTATTTCCACAGTCTGATCATCAGATGTAATTGATGAATCATCTATGGTGGATTTTGGAAATGACCCAGTTGGTTTCATCTGCATGCATGCATGATGATTAGgaaattgattataaaaaatccTTTTAATTATGAGAAAAATAGCTAAGAATTAACTAATCCATTACCTGAACTTTATGGTTCTTAAAAAGAGAGTGGCCCAGAGTCGGTTGCTTGTTGATATCCACACAGTCATAGATATCGCCATCATGCTCCTGTAAGATTCAGTCATTATGTTTGATTACGGAAAGCTAGATGTATTTAGGAAATTGAggagaaaagtaaaagaaaaaaaataaaaataaatttaaagatatTTAGGGTTTGTTCCACAATCGTTTTCGAAAATGGTTTTATgttctttataataaaaaaataacaaaaacacaTTGAAcaattaaaaactgtttttttatttttatttttaaaataaaaaaaaggtgttttcaaaaaacatcttttaattatttttatttattttttaagtgctattttaaaaaataattatacaaacatataaaataattaaaaactaaaatactaaatataaaaattatttataaaatatttaaaaaaaaattaaaaacatgttaaatacatttcagttttcaaataattttcaaaaactatattttaaaatagttagtGAACAAACCCTTTActtccttttgaattttttttataataaaatcaaatataagataactactttttttaatattttttttttctttcttcaatagTTTTGGAGCATGATTAACCAAAAAGAAGACAAGAGAAGAGAAAGTAGGATTACTCACAATACTGAGTTGGCTTTCCAACCCAATGTCTTCTCCTCCTGGTATAGCCCAAGCTCCATGGCCATTAACAATGGCCAGAAGAAGAAGCACACTGTAACAGTATATAACCTTCTTAGCTTCCATGGCTACCACATTCATATGCTTGTGAAATTTTACTTGGGTTTGCATTTATTTATAGGCACTACAAATTAAATCTTtgactttcttttctttttgttatagaTAGAAATTATTGTGCAAAtccatcagatttttttttctttttgaggaTACAATGCCTTAAATTTGAGTTTCTTTGTAATTAGGTAAAATCAAAACATACTATAATTGCAATTAATTAAAAGTAGTGAGTATTAATTACTCCTCcactaaatgaaaattttgttaattaccatttgcctttttttttcttttttcctttttcttttcatttttcattatcAGATATAGACATTAAGATATAAGATGAATAAGATATATGGTAACCAAAtgccaaaattgaaaatagttttttatcattcaattaCTTTTTCGattctatttttgaaatatacAATTGGATACTATTAGACTATCTCAGTTTTGGAAAGtgataaggaaagaaaaaattgataagaaaaatgattttttttttttttatgtttggtttcaccgtggaaaatattaaagaaaatcaattatatatttttaaattatttaatttttatatagtagaggaaaataagtgaaatgaatttaaaaaaatatataaaacaattttttgactttgaatttattttctatttttatttgtttcttatttcatttcacttttcctttctatgtcttttttttcccactatctcttaaattatatttggttcatggaaaatgttaaagaaataaaaagatgcGGAATATGATTTTTCCCCGTTTGGTTTCAACatgaaaaatgcatttttacattttcatataaaaaatacaaaagaaaatcatatataattaaaattagttaaaaaattataaattttttaaagtaagtgaaataagtttaaaataatatataa contains:
- the LOC109124058 gene encoding uncharacterized protein LOC109124058 isoform X1, with the translated sequence MVLFLSQPDLCEGVFQGMLQGILEERKAKRPYKPHGSEWKRIKILACRNCRTPFSSTLTHLIEEVNRLDGKPYPNFYHVKEGANLEIQRPRSFHTAHLSNGKSILLLRVLCSSCRVLAGFQVLYLDENNGRGRGRGLNLDVGHYIVDAILFNSIP
- the LOC104881953 gene encoding protein neprosin; the encoded protein is MEAKKVIYCYSVLLLLAIVNGHGAWAIPGGEDIGLESQLSIEHDGDIYDCVDINKQPTLGHSLFKNHKVQMKPTGSFPKSTIDDSSITSDDQTVEIGLGEGCPLGTVPIQRTPKEDLKGAKEAFFKSYSEQPDAKIGFGYFRAEEQTTLKPSSKYYGAQAYLNVYNPAMIGPDPQSNVIIKLFFGPEDYCCTTLAAGWAIFPGIYKDNSTRLHTFWSTAFEQRLCYNIRCPGFVQTSRKIALGMKIRNVSKYHGKQYDIKLTIYKDSKKGHWWLLYGRNDEPIGYWPKGLLRNFTSHATTAVWGGTAVGEDPFPPMGSGHKFTKSPQGGYGSACYIRGMKVVEKLGGNFTDVNDRMLSKFENRPICYNVGGQGFSKEWGYGIFVGGAGGLCGYSGL
- the LOC109124058 gene encoding uncharacterized protein LOC109124058 isoform X2 translates to MVLFLSQPDLCEGVFQGMLQGILEERKAKRPYKPHGSEWKRIKILACRNCRTPFSSTLTHLIEEVNRLDGKPYPNFYHVKEGANLEIQRPRSFHTAHLSNGKSILLLRVLCSSCRVLAGFQVIVQFHSVST